In Halorhabdus tiamatea SARL4B, a genomic segment contains:
- a CDS encoding ERCC4 domain-containing protein, which yields MDETRHDNAIPTTVLRDTREQRPWTFDGCAVETRDVTLSTADYAVPAACTHDSSSDTYHPRFAVERKSGDDFLTALTWERDRFTSELRRAAEWPQPLAVVVETSWETLLRNRGCMSWRDIHPNQMVGTLSAWTRHYNVAFRFFESRRRAELCAFLLLVRHSLRREQI from the coding sequence ATGGACGAGACACGGCACGACAATGCCATACCTACCACGGTACTACGAGATACGCGCGAACAGCGGCCTTGGACGTTCGACGGGTGTGCAGTCGAGACGCGAGATGTGACGCTCTCGACCGCCGATTACGCCGTCCCGGCTGCCTGTACGCACGACTCGAGCTCGGACACCTACCATCCGCGATTCGCGGTCGAACGCAAATCCGGAGACGACTTCCTCACCGCACTCACATGGGAACGGGACCGATTCACCTCCGAGCTACGGCGGGCAGCCGAGTGGCCACAGCCCCTCGCGGTCGTCGTGGAGACATCCTGGGAAACCCTCCTCCGGAACCGGGGCTGTATGTCGTGGCGAGACATCCATCCGAACCAGATGGTCGGCACCCTCTCAGCGTGGACTCGTCACTACAACGTTGCGTTCCGTTTCTTTGAGTCCCGACGACGTGCCGAACTGTGTGCGTTTCTCCTCCTCGTCCGCCACAGTCTACGACGGGAGCAAATCTGA
- a CDS encoding DUF7342 family protein, whose amino-acid sequence MEDPRPELKADADERWDAPDFDELAAPEELVSGDRTRDDFFDAVLGLDSPATASEVGDRAGHGVDAAREYLEWFERMGIVTRVTDSPATYERNQAYLNWRRIQKLQNRYDKDELLAFLDDAAERDESFAETFGVASPDAVAITTHAADTGRSVESVWQDVSAWKTTRRRITLLERALQTDSDGTVDRRTVA is encoded by the coding sequence ATGGAAGATCCACGCCCCGAACTAAAGGCGGACGCCGACGAGCGTTGGGACGCGCCTGATTTCGACGAGCTCGCCGCTCCCGAAGAGCTGGTCTCCGGGGACCGCACACGGGACGACTTCTTCGACGCCGTACTCGGACTCGATAGTCCCGCGACGGCGAGTGAGGTGGGCGACCGTGCGGGACACGGAGTAGACGCCGCTCGGGAGTACTTGGAGTGGTTCGAGCGCATGGGAATCGTCACGCGGGTCACCGACTCTCCCGCGACGTACGAGCGGAACCAAGCGTACCTGAACTGGCGGCGTATCCAGAAACTTCAGAACAGGTACGATAAGGACGAACTCCTCGCGTTTCTGGACGATGCGGCAGAGCGTGACGAGTCGTTCGCTGAGACGTTTGGCGTCGCCTCGCCGGATGCAGTAGCTATCACTACCCACGCAGCTGATACTGGGCGGTCTGTCGAGTCAGTGTGGCAGGATGTCTCTGCGTGGAAAACGACTCGCCGTCGGATTACGTTGCTCGAACGAGCGCTACAGACTGACTCGGACGGCACTGTCGATCGACGTACTGTCGCATGA